One Styela clava chromosome 4, kaStyClav1.hap1.2, whole genome shotgun sequence genomic window, GAGCGAGGTTTACATTTGAAAACAACCATTCGTTCAAACTATTTACTCACTTGGCACTGAAGTAAACAGCCTAGTCTCTATACTggaattttcaattaactttgttttgtcATTCCTCTACAAAAAGCCTTCATGACACATCATGTCACTTCCTTTTCATGAAGTTATGAAATCCAATGGGACAAATTTTTCAAACGACCGTAAAATTAATGTGACACAAAATAGCGTTACCTTCCAACGATCGACCAGGAAATTTGACTCAGTGAATATAACTCAGTGAACACGAGTTAAGTCGCTATcataacagtcgctgttttaatgCGGTCGCTAATATGACAGTCGCTTTTTGGAATGTCGCTCACTTGATTACGTCGCTATTATGgggtcgccattatgacagtcgctgttttgacagtcgctATCCGGCCCGGATACAGTTAGTATGATTTTGCACCAAGCTGTGAGTTAGCGGGTTATCGTAAGTCCATTGTGGGCAACATTATGACCCGCCCACTGGTCGTCAGTGGTTCTCCACCTAGAAATTTCTGGTTTGCACACGGGAGAGAATAAAGCAGGATGTCAACAGCTACCCTGTGTTGCCAATTCAACTTTTTCATCCTTTGTAGTTTCAGGGGTTACAGTGGAATCATCGGTAGGAGAAGAAGTTTTCTCACTCTTGCATTCTGGATCAAAGTAGATGGAAAAATTATCGGTAGAGTAATTAGTAACTTTGATTTGGATTGCGAAAGACTAACTCCCTATTATTTCTCTATGCATGTCTGCTAGGGGATCCGCATGCTAAAAGGATGCTGTAgtaggaataaaaataaatactataaCTTATACTATACTTGCCATtgttgtctgaagaagtctgactttgttcggacgaaacgttacataAATACATTCGTTTTAGTGGGGAGAAGGAATTTTTAATCAGATAGAATTATCAGCAATGCGTTTTTAAAGGTTTTATTGGTCTATTAATAAGCGCCATATAAATTCGATTGCTATATTTGAATcactctaaataaaaaaaaattacaataaatatctTATTATGTAATTTGCACACTTCTAATTTAATACCTGGGAAAATACATAAATTTCTAGTTTTGAAGATATATTCTCCATTTTTTTTAGCTGCAATGACTTACTACAAGTAGAGTTACATTTGTTTTTAATGCGGGCCTGGTCCAAACACCAATTTGGATTATAATAGAAACAATTTCAAAAGCCTGTTTTGACAAAGGAAAATagtgagaaaaataaattattcaacgCGAGATGTATGTTTTCAGCATAGATCCGAACACATTGAACAGagcgaaaattgaaatatttgagtaTGATTGGTAGGTAATCTTTCCATAATATGCTCGTAACTGCTTTCACAAATTTGATGAGTAATTTTCAACAGATTATTGAAGAACAGATCAATTATTTCAAACTTCTGGTGAAGTTTGATGAAAACAACCCGTGGacgaattttcattttgaattccAGATTATGACGTCAAATCGAAAATGATCACGAATCTTTTCTATTTTAGTGATTCTAGCTGTCTCGATCAATAGCAGAGAAACTATGTTGTTGAAAGACAAACAGCTAGATGTAGAATAAAGCTTTACCCGATTTTCATTAGGTATTATTCTGTACATACGGGCTCTACTCGGGACGCACAAatgaattgttttatatttttatgaattttaaaatgtaaaaaatatgtaTTCAGCCACAAAACAAAAAGAAGAGCAGTTGGGAGTAATTTTGATTATCCTTCAGATTTTTGTTGCACGCCATTGGGATTTGCTAtttcttaaaatatataaaggtaaaaaaaacattattactcACCAACCGAACCTAATTAACTTAATATAAAAGCTCAGTTGTGGGCAATTTAGGTTTCATATCTATAAAtgattattgtttatatttttttgcacTCCGTCCTCCTCTTCTATTTCCTAAAATGTACAATAGTTAAAAAACGGTACACGCAACAACCAAACTTAATTAACATATTATAATAGTGCAGCCGGGggcaatttttgtttcatatttataaatgaaTAACGTTAAATATTTGTTGCATTCCATTACAccctaatattttttaaatatataacagtAAAAAGAATGTGTTGCGCAGCAACCAAACCCAATTGTCCTATGATAAAATTGCAGTTTCCGCAATCTTTGTTaacgtttaatttttttttcctttttcgtACGCCATTGCCCTGTTTTCATATCTATAAATACATAGTATATTAAAACGCATTCATCAGTAACCAAACTGGATTCACCCTTTATAAAAGTGTAGTTGCTGGCATGTGTTGTGattatgtatattttaataCACGCGATTGCTCTGTACTATCTAAAAAGGCTTAGCATTATACTAAACAACCAAATGTTACTGCAGTTGAGGGGAAATTTGATTATCTGTTTAAATGTATGTTGCATGCCTTTACCATGtgatctatttatatatatatataaccaatCTCAATTCAGCTACTATACCAGCCCGACTCAGGTAATGCCTGAGTAGTTTAATTTGATCCATTTTCAGGCCCATACTGTGTAAAACGTTGAACagtgttattttatattttctgataAAGTGCAAACTGTCAATAttcttttaaaacaattttggaataaaaaaaaaccgAATATTTACTATGGAGAAGTTTTAATGGTTCCCGTTCAATTTGCTCTCTAGCAATTTTGTGGAGACTCGAGTTATTGACTGGGCGCGAGTCACAATTGATCAAAGACTTGAGtcatataaatgaaatcatttGGGCTACTTGCTCACTCACCAACTAACTCGACTTGTATCGCAATGCGCAGTTTAGAGAATTTTGTCGAACATTGCTTTCTGGCATGCGTAAGTCAGATTTTCGCACAGAATTTTGCTGAATAACACTTTATTTTTTAACGTTATAATTGGTATCTGTGATAAGTCATATCTATGTGCTTTCCGGAATAGTTACTTTTTCATTTGCAGAAAACCTAATGCGGGTCTCAAGCTGCTCAACAACAAATTTTTGAACTACTACTACAATCATGCTGAACTAAATTTGTTTCAGAGATGCTCACCAATATGTTTGTCCTTGACCAAGGAACGATAGGCGTGGTCATTCTCAcgtatgatatatttttatttaacggTACATGTTTTTTTGTGTTGATTCCCATAAACTGATAAAACAATACCAACAAAAATCCACAAaggattgaataaatatttattattatgcttGGTTATATACAGAAATTACATAGAATTAGTAGACAGCTATTGATTTCATTTACTGAGGAAAAAGGTTTCAATAGACAAGTCGACCAATTCAATACATGGGGTATACGGTTAATAATTGTATAATATAGGACTAAATAAGTAATATTAAGTAAAAAGTACTCTTTGTCGTTTATATCATTCAGTCCGTCAACGAAGTTCTGTCATGTTTAGAActggttttatatttcacataTGACATCGTGCCTAGGCCAGATTGGTGAATAATTAAACAATCAATCCTTGATCTTCATCCTGGGGATTTTTTCTGACATCAACAACAACATTTGTCCACGATGCATCGGATTCGGGAAAACCTGCAGCATCTCACACTTTTTTTGGTAAATTGATTGATTCTCCGCTTGACAGGAAAAGTTTATTGTTCTGTAACAAATTAATGGACAGTTTTAAAACTTGTTGCCTGAAATGGTAATACAATTGGCATATAAGATGAAGGTAAAATCTTTGCTCTGAGTAATGGTCTTTAGTAAAAGCAGCCACCATATGCGAATTGTAGTGAACTGTATGAAAATGTCaggaattatatatatttttttaactatCCAATCTCCTAATTAATCATAAGACATCATTAACCTGTCTGTCCACTGTTCAGAAAATTATGAGAATCACTACTTCAAGCAAATCTTCGGCGCATAaagttgtaaaaaaaaatcaaaactctTGCATTGCAGTTCGTGGTCCATTTAACTGACCTTATATTCCATTCCTGTCCAGATATCAATATATGTCCCACCAGCAGGTATCAGTGAACGTAGGTATGTGAGCAACAAGTGGAAATGCATAAGATCGTGAATATTTGCCGGATTTCCGATGTTCATTGATTTGCAAGTTGGGTCAGCATCATTGAAGGTGACGTTCTTTGTTCTGTACACAACTGCTGGGTAGCATTTCGAATCGTAAAAGACGCCACATGTGCCTAAAACCATTATTATgattattaaataattaatgataaaaatgtattcagaaaatgatattataaattttgggaatttaattttaacatttatctTAAAAACATTATTTCGTCAATCCCATTTCTAACATTATCTCTAATTAGCGATGTGAAATGCCGAAACAAAACGATTCTGTTTCTTGACAAATGCCGTAGCTTCTTTTATATTAATCTTGGGTAATCCTACAAGGGCATCGGATTCAAGCAATATTTCTTTGCAACCTGAAATATGTGACtctttgcaaaatataaaaatacattaccATGGTACTTTTTTGCATGactttttttaatcaaattggCGATTTctgtatgaaaataaatattttgtgaaatgaCGATTAATTTATTCCAAGTCCGAGatcaaatatcattattcttgtCAAATTTCATGTTCGCCTCAGTATATAGAGTAACCGAATGTCAAAATCTCAGTAGTATCGTGATCATATACAGTAATATACAAAAACCGAAGTCGCTCGATGTCTCGTTGTGTAATTCTAAATCAGTATGGCACGGCTAGCTAATCAGATATTATATGTACACAAATAACATAGGCATCTCTACATCACATTAAAGCTGAAAATTAAAACATTTGATTTAGAAGGTAAAGAGACTATCCTAGCGTAAATCATACCACACAATCTAAGCCCAAActcttttgaaataaaaagaaattaacTAAATTCATCTAACATCACTGTAGACGGTAATACTGTCCAAAAGAAGTCTTAGCCGCCCTGGCTCGTCCAGGACagtattaatttatttaaatggGGGCATAACTCGCACTTATCTGTTCAGTTCTTTATATCTTGTTTAAACTTCTTACCAGATTCGTCGTTTTTCTGTCAAATTGAGTTTAATGTTACTAATAAAACGAAAAGTTTCTAGTATTTGCTTTATCGGAATATACCGGAACCGTCGgaaaagatttttttatatCACTCCTGATTCTGAACCCATTCAGAGATCCGACTTCTACATTCGGGTGATGAACAGTTGATAATAATTTTTGACGTAGAGATAAAGATAGACTCAAAGTTTGGATTCGGACTTTGAATGATAGAAATTTTGAACAGGAATTTTAATCAGGACTTCTCTTTAACTATAGTTTTTGTTTAATGCGACTTTGATCTAACTTTTTGTGTTGTGTTTTCTGTGTAcagttttttgactggtttttcTCAGCTACTCTCGAACAAAATTCAAACAAGAAGATATTGCTTTTTTAGATACGATTGTGTTATTGGGGTTATGGATTCAATTAGCCAAGATGGCTGGTTGACATTTGGGTTGAAGGTTTTATTAGATTGAGTATTTTACAGAATTAAAGCAGTGCtcaaaagataaataaaatagtttgaacACTAGTTTGTGATAATTTCCGTTTTATCTTGCAATCTCCATAGAGACGAGTTTATCATTTACTAATTTAGTGATGCAGACTCCATCTGAAACATATAAAACGGTTCAAGTAATTCAAACATTTGCAGGTATTTTTGCGCTTGTGGTAACGGATTTCAGAAATTACATGCTGTGATTTGCATGGTGTCGGTTTTAATTTTCTATCAGCACTAATACCTATTATAAATCTTCGTTATTTAGAAATACAAAGTTGaatgaatcattttaaaaaagtcCCCACCACAAATCCAAAAATGTCACATCGGAATAAAAAGGCCTGACGTTTAAAAATTACTAATTGGTAATTGTACAGTGACGGTTAGGAATTATTTCAAAAAGGGAATTTTAAGCGCAAGCAACTTTTCAGTTTCAACTGGGCAGTTAgaaattgtacaaaatatcccGTCGATTTTTACATTGCTTATTAAATTATCACAAGTCTTACCATGTGATTGCTTTTCAAGCGAGAAACAGAATAAAAAGAAAAGGCAGAACATTTCGTTGAAAAACATATCTGACTTCGCCTTCTAAAAACTTAAGCCTGTAAAATAACAAGAAGCAATCGAAGTGAAGTTCAACAGAGCTAAAAGTTTGAatttcttttgtatcgaactgcGTAAATGAAAGAAGTTGAGTCGACCATGAGATATACTCAACTTAATTTACCCTGACACCGACCAACATGGACTCAGCACGCAACTTTTGCTACTATTTACTGTAAAAAAACGGAATTTTCCTAGTTTTGCATTGCCTACTCGATTTATTTCACCTCAGCTGAGGTGGTACGCATGAGATTCAACACCGTGATGTGCAACCTGCAATGCCACAACAACTAAGTCTAACACTTTAAGCGGTAAAACCTTCTTGAAACACACCTGCTTGACGTAACGTCATTGGTGAACAGCTGGCAGTCATGCCCTTCCGATGTAAACACTAAACAGATGACAGGATGCGACCTCGGTCTTGTCCTCTCGATGTGAACGGAAGACAGGATACAACTTTCATTATGTCTTTGTCCGTATGGTTTGGCGACGTTGTAAACACTAAACGGCTGGTATGATGCGACCTGGGTTATGCCCGCCCGATGTAAACCGAAGACAGGATGCAGCCAAGGTTATGCTTCCGCCTGCACGACGTTGCTACAACGTAACACTATTTTGTGTTTGACGAGGTAACGTCGTTACTGGTGTCATGCATCTTGTTCAAGGTCCATGTTAACGTTGGGTCAAATTTTTAAGGTTTGCCTATATGATTTAGTAGAACTTTATTCAACGCTATTCTGCAGGTAATCAAATTGCATTATGGGAATCGGATCCGATCTGGGAGTATATAGTTATTAATGGTTGTGactaattttcattttcattaaaatacaaaatattaccAATACCGATCTACAACTTGAACCCGCAgtaaataggaaaaaaattcaGTTCCAGTCAATGAAAGTTTATAAAAATCacttcagaaaaaaatatttggtatcCTACACAGTGCCATAATAAGCACTGATAATGAGTTTCACAGCAAATAATGAGGACACACAGTAATCTACAACCCAGGAGAAACTTGGTCATGTTCACAGAAGAAAAAAGGCAGTCAGTAGAAAATTTATAGAAGTCAAGTGTCGATAGAATTTCtcataaatatgaataacaAAGTAAGTAACTTACACAGCGCTTGCACCATACTATAAAAAATACTCATAAAAACATTTTAACATCTAATAATTATTGGAGGCAATCTAAAATCGACTGCGCAAGAAGGAAGGTTTGATAAAGAAACTTAACCACAATCATAAAGAAGTGATGCAGTCATTAAAATTTATATAGTAACCACGGAGGAtagaaatttattaaaaatgtggGAATCACATTTAGCAGACAAGCAGtgttgaaatttgaataaagcTAACCACAACCACACAAGAAATTAAGTATTTCAATCTCAAAATTCATGAATGTAGTTTAAGAGGCAAAGTCTTTTTGCTCGCCACGCGCAGCCCAATGAAGAATGCGAGCGTCGTTGTTTGCGCCTTAAAGTGACAAAAGAGGAAGATGAGGGGCAAAACGAGAGAAGCGAGGAGAGAAAAAGAGGAGAACACTCTCTGTGCGTTGAAATGAAAAACGAAAGAGGCGAAAAAACTCTAGCGGCAGATTCATCTGGAAAAATGGACTCGCACTTTGGAAACGTAGAAAAGCAGCTTATGTCGatatatatcggcaaacacgcaacaTCAGGCTGATATATCGCTCTAGCTATAAATACGGTTAACCAGATCCGTGAGTTGCTACCGTGCATCAGTTGATTGGTAGCAACGAAGTACTAACGGTGCGCCGCATTTCCAGCAAATGGCGTGCCACGTGACGTCGCCGACCCTAGCTGATCGAGAACAGTCCAATCATGCACGCCCTTCCACTTGAACGTTAGTAACCCCGGGCTGACGAAATTCGGCGGAAGGGGCGCGTGCAATATTGAGAAATGAGACTTTGCTAACGTGTATCATTCGCACgaaatgaatgtttccccgaacTTTAAGCTTAGAAccttttttcttatattttaccAGACAATTATTCTTATTACTTTTGCTATTCTTGGAACGAGATAACATCCAGGAACTGGGTTTACATTTGAAAATAACCATTTCGTTCCAAACTATTTAACCACTTGGCATTAAAAGGAACGGACTAGTCTGTATACCAGAATCTACCATCAAAATTAGATTAACCGAAACTAATGGTTAGCGAAATAATAGCGAAATACCGTTTCCGATAAAATGTAAAACTTTAGTTTATCCACACACTGCATtcggtcgtggttcgccatataaatAAACCGCCGCGTCggatttcttttttttttatcgatgAATTAATTGAAACATTTATTTAAACCTATCGTGAACCCCATCAAAATTAGATTAACCGAAACTAATGGTTAACGAAATAAACCCACAAAACCCGAGATTACGAGATTATAATTTTTCCCAACACCTAAGCCTTTTCAATCAATAACTATTTTAAATGACAAAAggtaaattcattttaatattgttatttaAGGATCAAGAATATCTTTTAATTATCAGCACTAATAAGTGAAATGAATGCTGCACGATATATTATCgggaaaaaatattctatctcCCTATGTATTACTCAATTCTACGCTATTACCAGCGAGTTCTGTGGAAAAGCTATGTAAAACAATAACAAACGCTGCTTTTTCGAATCCTCACAACTTtacaacacacacacacacacgacAAGCTGACTGACACAACTCTCCCTCGACTCAGCGTTGATTACCCCAATCGTTATCCAGCTTCTATAATGTTCGGCTCTCCATCAACTCGCCTTATGACCAGGAAAATAACAAATCCACAGCTGAGAATAAGTAAATATCGGCTTATTAAATTAAAGCTAATGTTTGTCTGAGTGTACGACCCAAAATGTATGGTTAACTGGCAGGACACTAAGACCAAGCGCAACCTGGCTTTGGTTTACGCTAAACTGATAACGCATTTGACAGGATCGATCCCAAATAGACATTGAAATTAGAAGTAATCCTGAATTAACGTTTACCCCTCTGGTTGCACTTGAAAGTTTGTTTACCCGCTTCGAGTCAAAGTATGGCCACATCGCACCGGTTTCCTTTCGATGTACAAATATCAAAGGCCAGGCAAATAAAATGTTGCGTCTGTCAGCTGATCTACTACTGTTTTGAGCCTGAGTTGTTTTTCAAACATACCGATATTGGCAACAGGAACAAAAACAACTCCTGagacaaaatatatatagtgCTACATAAATTTCTGGACATTCTATATTTAGCTACAGTTTGCCCGTTAGCTGTTGCTTTTCTACCTTGACCAATAGAAATTTTAGACTCCCCACTTCTCAATGAAAAATTCCTGCATCTTGATGAATGTATAAAATTTCTAATGCTGTTTTATGATCGTTCGAGACTTCTAACATGACCCGAATGAAAATCAAAAAGGGCAGAAATAATATTGTTGTGggacattttattattttatacttagtaaattttaatcaaattcattttttctgtTTGCATTGATTCTTTCTCTTTGCAAAACGCTGGGTGCTTCATGATTCAAATTTCATCACCTTAACAAAATGAAAAGCATTTTAGCAAATTTTTCTACTgttataatttcaaatatttatctttttattcACGCATGAGTAATTTATGATTAAAATACAGAATTGACACTCAATTCCGATTTTGTGTtgaattgacaaaaataaatctaaatggTCAAAAATTTGCCTCTGAAACACATAACACAATTCAAAAAATGACAATAACATTGTTAATATTTGAGTTAATAATTCAATTTGATATAATAAATTGATCAACATACTCATATGGTTATCAGTTGTGATAGATAATTTGAGATATTTATACGATTGATACTATGCTTAATATAGAATTACCGTTGTCGatctttaaaataaatgatagtATTATGTTTAGTAACTTTTTAATTATAGACAATTGCTGTATGGTATGATTCAATTTTGCAAGGTCTTTgcaaaaacacatttttttgCAAGACCATGCAAAGTATAGTAATCAAACACGTGGATTTGACAGATTGTTCGGCAAGCAAGGGTAATTTCGgacaaaaaattcttttttaattcTAGATAACATTGAATGTTGACTATGATCAGGGTATGATCGGATCATTATGTCCGAGACAAGAATTTCTCTACAAATACAATAAACTTGTTGGTTGATTTATTGAATCAATGATCTAGGATAAAAGTAGTCCGCATGCTGCTCGCAATGGAAACTTGTTGACAAATCAGTTGTTTGTATTGGAGGAAAACAGTTGTAGTATTAGAATTAAAAGTTctgataatattgaaaatttaccTTGATATCTACAATCACCCGAAAAACAACTTTGGTCATCACCACAGTCTTGGTCGTTTTTACATTctgtgtaaaaaaaaattagaaataaatagaGACTGAGACACTCACAACAATCCGGTATTTCAAATTCCCTAGTGCAAAAGGTTTTGATGTAGATTCATTCATTGATGATTGGTTTTATACAGTTCATAAAATCAGTCAATCTATGATTTATTTAAAACTTTGATAATAGAATGTTTGACATAGAGTGGAATATTCTGACAGTTGCATTGATTTGTGTGATGGCATGTTATTACAATCAATACCGCAAAATGAAATGTCTTTGAGGCCGGGAAGGCTTAGAAGTTATTCACAGGAAGTAACTATTTATATACAATTTTCATTTAAACTTTTTCAACCCTCTGTATGTTATTAATGCATAATAGTGGAATTAACCTTTACACGTTCCCCAAGTTGTGTAGCAAAATTTGCCATCAAAGCAGTCATCATCTTTTCCACATTCTGGATGAAATAGAAACAAATTAGAAATAATATGTAATGGAGTCATTTACGACAATTTGATTAGATCAACATCGGTCATGGCGAATAATTGGTCATCGATAGTTTTGCTACATCTGATTCGGCATTATATCGATTATGAAAATATAGGGGTGTAAACCAGGGCTACGCAACTATTTTTATCCGAGGTCCGCATACGAAACttacatacaaaaatatttgggtccggtctttccagaaattatatttcggcattcttgaacgcgcacttcctcggcgGCTAACGTTTATTAGATAATCaggattgtttattatggtgttatagttattttcatatatatttaaaactataaatatcattttataaGAAGGAATttaaaaagtggggctaatgatccaaaataaagaattaggtgccgtccgaatcaaatattcgaaaagtccggattcggactgcaggccgccagttgagtagccctggtgtAAACAATTAATTTGATCCTGGCATCCTTAGAGTGGAAATTTGCTGCAAGGTATATCTGTTGCAAATCTTTTAGGATTGATGCTTCGGCTCAAATAAAAGATTTCTAACAAAACTGGGAGTTCTGGATAAGGCGTGGGATTGATAAGTTACTGACTGACATTTCTGACATGAATATGGATAATGCTGAATATAGGATCAGTCGATTTACAATTCAAATAATAGAATAATGTTTAGTAACTTTCAATTTCAGACAACTGTATTTTGTATGTTATGGTGTTATTTAGGGCTTCGCAAccaaacaaaaacttttttttgctaGACTGAGAAAGTATATGGACAAAATAGACTCGGCTCAAGCTTGCTTGATTCACAAAATCGTCACGAacaggaaaaataaaaataaactcgTTGGTAGTTGAGATTAAGAACACACGAGGTAGCATAAAAGTGGTCAGCATGCCGCTAGCAATGACGGCCATGACATTAGTTATTTTGTAAGCGAAGATGGTAGTTGTAGAAATCCATATTCCTGTTTCATAATGTTAGAAGTTACCTCCAGCACGACACCCATTAATACGCTTATCACAAATGTGACC contains:
- the LOC144422065 gene encoding uncharacterized protein LOC144422065 isoform X2 → MKRIIVSIMLSAAVMLMLLNGTYGLMNLGDECFRDQDCKDLTRCEFSTGNCRECQEDRDCDCGHICDKRINGCRAGECGKDDDCFDGKFCYTTWGTCKECKNDQDCGDDQSCFSGDCRYQGDEI